Genomic window (bacterium):
ATCTGTGAATATGTATTTTGTCCGGCCGGAAGTATTGCCCCTGCTTTTAAGAGCGTCATCGGTTTTGTATGATGAGACAATTTTCCACGGGGCTTCACTGTCTGCGGAACGCTCAAGAATAAAGCCTATATTATCGGTTTCGCTCTCAGTGACCCATTCGAGGATGATGGATCGCCCTTCGTATCGTGCGGAGAAAGAAGAAATATTCACAGGTAAAGAAAGGTCGTTCGCCAAGACCCAGGCAGCGCCGGATATGGCCCCTGTATTGGAATTGCTGCTGTTATCCGTGAGGGTAATTCCGCTGCCGTTACTCATCTTATAGTAGGCAACCAGACCCGATTCGTTCCCTGTCAGTTCTTTATTCATGTTGTCCTGTATCTCGGTTTGGGTCCGCGCGATGTTCCAGATACGCACTTCGTCAATCTTGCCATTAAAATAATTAGCGCTTGCATCATAATTCGCACCTATGGAAAGCGGAGAGGAGTCATAAGCTGTAATCGTTCCATTTGCGGCATCCGTTATGCCGGCAGCGGTGCCATTAATGTAAAAATGAATCTTATCGCCGTTATAGGTCAGTGCAACATGTGTCCATTGAGAAACCTTTGCTGTGCTGTTTGATGTACCTTCGTTCCAGCCTCCGATGTAAAGGCCGGTTTTAATTGCTCCGCTTGCAGTAAATTGCAAAGAATAGCGATTATTCGCCATAAAAACAACATCATCATATTTAAATTCATCAGCCTTTACCCAGGCTTCAATTGTTAAAGCAGATGAAACCGATTGAAATGATGCGCTGTTGGACAGAGAGACAGCGTCATTCGTGCCGTCAAACTCAAGAGCGTAATTCTGGGCGAAAAGATCTGTATCTGCAGCCAATCCTGCAATCAGCAAAAAAAGGAACAAAATATAAAATAAATTTTTCATTTCTCCTCCTTGTCTTAAATTCCCGGAGCTGCTTATAATTGTCTCTGCGGAAAAGTTTCTCTATTCGGACGATAAAGAATCTCTTCATGGAATCAAGGGCTAATGGTTTTTATCTTGAATAAAGCAGAATTTACTTGAAAAAACACCTTTCCATCTGCAAAATGATAATACACCTCATTTTATTTATTTTACTGCAAAAAGTATTCCTGCCGGGAAATCTTTATGTTTAAAGTTCTTAAGATGGTTTCCATTTTAGACTCATTGTCCTTTCCTGACTGGCGAATCAATAAATTAGTAGCTTGTAATAATAAAAACCAACAGCGACGAAAGTAAGTCGGGCAGGGAAGATTAAACAACCGGGACAGTACATCTGCGATGACTTTGTGCAGCATGCAAGGTGCGTCCGGACTTCAGGGAAAGATACATGTTTTTTGAGGTTAAAGGGGATCGTTGTTAAAGAACAAATTCAAGATTATCTTTTATTTTTCTATT
Coding sequences:
- a CDS encoding LamG domain-containing protein, which encodes MKNLFYILFLFLLIAGLAADTDLFAQNYALEFDGTNDAVSLSNSASFQSVSSALTIEAWVKADEFKYDDVVFMANNRYSLQFTASGAIKTGLYIGGWNEGTSNSTAKVSQWTHVALTYNGDKIHFYINGTAAGITDAANGTITAYDSSPLSIGANYDASANYFNGKIDEVRIWNIARTQTEIQDNMNKELTGNESGLVAYYKMSNGSGITLTDNSSNSNTGAISGAAWVLANDLSLPVNISSFSARYEGRSIILEWVTESETDNIGFILERSADSEAPWKIVSSYKTDDALKSRGNTSGRTKYIFTD